In Dioscorea cayenensis subsp. rotundata cultivar TDr96_F1 chromosome 26, TDr96_F1_v2_PseudoChromosome.rev07_lg8_w22 25.fasta, whole genome shotgun sequence, the following proteins share a genomic window:
- the LOC120253100 gene encoding uncharacterized protein LOC120253100 isoform X2: MIVGCLGIGGSSFPNTLKLQRQRSANPWKLTGRRARSSDRCCASPLPVLNYIDNKVMPLGSHHLQCLSAAMSFSRANVRTRSRNPWCRGFCDPPPSDGGGGRFGSFVSGDSHIRTVSDANFVYRHGCSGKAWVPRGPPYQSFQSWPPPPNFVPFPPPPFSQPPPYYRPFPPPFRRPTPQPKPADHRYWVFSQSQPPPQCERFTVMSYNILADYLARDHRSKLYFHIPHRILDWEWRKRRILLEFGLWAADIICLQEVDHFHDLEEELARRGYTGIWKMRTGMAVDGCAVFWQTNRFQLRHEENIEYCKLGLRDNVAQILVLESKSQNLMGSSANSLPGSSNHLGGTNLVVICNIHVLYNPKRGEIKIGQVRMLLDKAYAVSRHWNNAPVVICGDFNCTPKSSLYNYILEQKLSLSGLARNQVSGQLSANLLYTPRSYSAPNMYSAQAPANCSSTLTSSGGRGSNYPNTDHQNNSDNCLRDTSSRAEPIQASTQLVDMSGGPSSDNQCINDISKVFDAKALHGLGDPQGENIRSSNQPSKTPTIVETNVQQPHVQTVSGRNGPFSGELHQNGSVTDPVRSIRNMPNVHFPPAKSAIYDKLIEDSLDSKSSCKDAVLSQGLSDSSLDVLDGNLILGLSLKQVGELKIQDATPDGGKGTAGLLGETSAFITACATSKDNNSHQKSIQPIDKDENQASEESVHEGVFSRSKSEKHIGVCHGDSVMVDLCMSEESSDPNFIKELLGNEDEPAFSDNIYSEQSHSSPIVDECERMGVLGVSRQIVESNELHKSESDASHMENQKDTTPMTVPPYCDLSYDPFLWTPMEIETASGNAERDFVEHNLRLRSAYRDVKDYAGTKDMSGEPQVTSYHRQFMGTVDYIWYSEGLQIVKVLDTIPKHVLQRTPGFPTQKWGSDHLALVCQLAFLAPPRASRLCQDVNISQTPT; encoded by the exons ATGATTGTTGGTTGCCTCGGGATCGGCGGTTCTTCGTTTCCGAATACTCTCAAGCTCCAGCGCCAACGAAGCGCCAATCCTTGGAAACTCACCGGGCGGCGCGCGCGATCGAGCGATCGATGTTGCGCATCTCCTTTGCCCGTCTTGAACTATATTGATAACAAGGTTATGCCATTAGGATCTCATCATCTTCAATGCCTCTCCGCCGCCATGTCCTTTTCCCGCGCTAACGTAAGG ACACGAAGCCGGAACCCATGGTGCCGGGGCTTCTGCGACCCCCCGCCGTCGGACGGTGGAGGAGGTCGCTTCGGTAGTTTTGTCAGCGGGGATTCGCATATCAGGACCGTGAGTGATGCCAATTTTGTGTACCGCCACGGCTGTAGTGGGAAAGCTTGGGTTCCTCGAGGACCTCCATACCAATCCTTCCAGTCGTGGCCACCGCCGCCAAATTTCGTTCCTTTCCCCCCGCCGCCATTTAGTCAGCCTCCCCCATACTATCGGCCTTTTCCTCCACCCTTCAGGAGGCCAACGCCGCAGCCAAAGCCAGCGGATCACCGTTATTGGGTTTTCTCACAGTCGCAGCCCCCGCCTCAATGTG AGAGATTTACAGTGATGTCTTACAATATCCTTGCGGACTATCTTGCAAGAGATCATCGATCCAAACTTTATTTTCACATTCCTCATCGTATTTTGGATTGGGaatggagaaaaagaaggatATTGTTAGAGTTTGGCTTATGGGCTGCTGACATTATTTGTCTTCAG GAGGTTGATCATTTTCATGACCTGGAAGAGGAGCTAGCGCGTCGAGGCTATACTGGTATTTGGAAg ATGCGCACTGGCATGGCTGTTGATGGATGTGCAGTTTTCTGGCAGACAAATAG GTTTCAGTTGCGGCATGAGGAGAACATTGAGTACTGTAAGCTTGGACTTCGTGATAATGTTGCCCAAATTCTTGTCTTGGAG TCCAAGAGTCAAAACCTGATGGGAAGTTCAGCAAATTCTTTACCTGGAAG CTCTAATCACTTAGGTGGCACTAACCTGGTTGTCATATGCAACATCCACGTTCTTTACAATCCGAAAAGAGGAGAAATCAAAATTGGGCAG GTCAGGATGCTCCTTGATAAAGCTTATGCTGTTTCTAGACACTGGAATAATGCTCCTGTTGTTATTTGTGGTGATTTCAATTGTACACCCAAG AGCTCACTGtacaattatattttagaaCAAAAG TTAAGTTTGTCGGGACTTGCTCGGAATCAGGTGTCAGGCCAGCTCTCCGCAAACTTATTGTATACACCGCGATCATATTCTGCTCCTAACATGTATAG TGCTCAAGCTCCAGCAAATTGCTCTAGTACATTGACAAGTAGTGGAGGCCGAGGCAGTAACTACCCAAACACCGACCACCAGAACAATTCTGATAATTGTCTGAGAGATACATCTTCAAGAGCAGAACCCATCCAAGCTTCAACTCAGCTGGTAGACATGTCTGGGGGGCCTTCGTCTGACAACCAGTGCATCAATGATATAAGCAAGGTTTTTGATGCTAAAGCTTTGCATGGGCTTGGTGATCCACAAGGTGAAAATATTCGAAGTTCCAACCAGCCAAGCAAGACCCCCACCATTGTAGAAACTAATGTGCAACAGCCTCATGTGCAGACAGTTTCTGGTCGCAATGGACCATTTTCTGGAGAGTTACATCAAAATGGTAGTGTTACTGATCCTGTTCGCTCTATTCGAAATATGCCAAATGTACATTTTCCTCCAGCAAAATCTGCTATATATGACAAATTGATAGAAGATAGTCTGGACTCGAAGTCATCCTGTAAGGATGCTGTGTTGTCTCAGGGTTTATCAGATTCATCACTGGATGTGTTAGATGGAAATCTAATATTAGGACTTTCTTTGAAGCAAGTTGGAGAGTTGAAGATTCAGGATGCAACTCCTGATGGTGGAAAGGGAACTGCAGGCCTGTTGGGGGAAACTTCAGCATTTATTACAGCATGTGCTACTTCAAAGGATAATAATTCCCATCAGAAGTCTATACAAccaattgataaagatgaaaATCAGGCCTCAGAGGAATCTGTACATGAAGGTGTATTTAGTAGGAGCAAATCAGAAAAGCATATTGGTGTTTGTCATGGTGACAGTGTGATGGTTGATCTATGCATGTCAGAGGAGAGTTCTGATCCCAATTTTATTAAGGAGCTGCTTGGGAATGAGGATGAGCCTGCATTTagtgataatatatattcagAACAATCTCATTCATCTccaattgttgatgaatgtgAAAGAATGGGTGTTTTGGGTGTATCACGTCAGATTGTAGAATCTAATGAACTGCATAAGTCTGAGTCAGATGCATCACACATGGAGAATCAGAAGGATACTACGCCTATGACAGTTCCACCATACTGTGACTTGTCATATGACCCTTTCCTCTGGACTCCAATGGAAATTGAAACTGCTTCAGGAAATGCAGAGCGTGATTTTGTTGAACATAATTTGAGGTTGCGAAGTGCATACCGAGATGTCAAG GATTATGCTGGAACCAAGGACATGAGCGGGGAACCTCAAGTTACCAGTTACCATAGACAGTTTATGGGCACAGTTGACTATATATG GTACTCTGAAGGTCTCCAGATTGTCAAAGTTCTTGATACAATCCCAAAGCATGTTTTGCAACGAACTCCTGGTTTTCCAACTCAG AAATGGGGAAGCGACCATCTTGCTCTGGTTTGTCAACTTGCATTCCTAGCACCTCCTCGAGCTAGTAGATTGTGTCAGGATGTCAACATAAGCCAGACGCCCACATAG
- the LOC120253100 gene encoding uncharacterized protein LOC120253100 isoform X1: MIVGCLGIGGSSFPNTLKLQRQRSANPWKLTGRRARSSDRCCASPLPVLNYIDNKVMPLGSHHLQCLSAAMSFSRANVRVMTRSRNPWCRGFCDPPPSDGGGGRFGSFVSGDSHIRTVSDANFVYRHGCSGKAWVPRGPPYQSFQSWPPPPNFVPFPPPPFSQPPPYYRPFPPPFRRPTPQPKPADHRYWVFSQSQPPPQCERFTVMSYNILADYLARDHRSKLYFHIPHRILDWEWRKRRILLEFGLWAADIICLQEVDHFHDLEEELARRGYTGIWKMRTGMAVDGCAVFWQTNRFQLRHEENIEYCKLGLRDNVAQILVLESKSQNLMGSSANSLPGSSNHLGGTNLVVICNIHVLYNPKRGEIKIGQVRMLLDKAYAVSRHWNNAPVVICGDFNCTPKSSLYNYILEQKLSLSGLARNQVSGQLSANLLYTPRSYSAPNMYSAQAPANCSSTLTSSGGRGSNYPNTDHQNNSDNCLRDTSSRAEPIQASTQLVDMSGGPSSDNQCINDISKVFDAKALHGLGDPQGENIRSSNQPSKTPTIVETNVQQPHVQTVSGRNGPFSGELHQNGSVTDPVRSIRNMPNVHFPPAKSAIYDKLIEDSLDSKSSCKDAVLSQGLSDSSLDVLDGNLILGLSLKQVGELKIQDATPDGGKGTAGLLGETSAFITACATSKDNNSHQKSIQPIDKDENQASEESVHEGVFSRSKSEKHIGVCHGDSVMVDLCMSEESSDPNFIKELLGNEDEPAFSDNIYSEQSHSSPIVDECERMGVLGVSRQIVESNELHKSESDASHMENQKDTTPMTVPPYCDLSYDPFLWTPMEIETASGNAERDFVEHNLRLRSAYRDVKDYAGTKDMSGEPQVTSYHRQFMGTVDYIWYSEGLQIVKVLDTIPKHVLQRTPGFPTQKWGSDHLALVCQLAFLAPPRASRLCQDVNISQTPT, translated from the exons ATGATTGTTGGTTGCCTCGGGATCGGCGGTTCTTCGTTTCCGAATACTCTCAAGCTCCAGCGCCAACGAAGCGCCAATCCTTGGAAACTCACCGGGCGGCGCGCGCGATCGAGCGATCGATGTTGCGCATCTCCTTTGCCCGTCTTGAACTATATTGATAACAAGGTTATGCCATTAGGATCTCATCATCTTCAATGCCTCTCCGCCGCCATGTCCTTTTCCCGCGCTAACGTAAGGGTAATG ACACGAAGCCGGAACCCATGGTGCCGGGGCTTCTGCGACCCCCCGCCGTCGGACGGTGGAGGAGGTCGCTTCGGTAGTTTTGTCAGCGGGGATTCGCATATCAGGACCGTGAGTGATGCCAATTTTGTGTACCGCCACGGCTGTAGTGGGAAAGCTTGGGTTCCTCGAGGACCTCCATACCAATCCTTCCAGTCGTGGCCACCGCCGCCAAATTTCGTTCCTTTCCCCCCGCCGCCATTTAGTCAGCCTCCCCCATACTATCGGCCTTTTCCTCCACCCTTCAGGAGGCCAACGCCGCAGCCAAAGCCAGCGGATCACCGTTATTGGGTTTTCTCACAGTCGCAGCCCCCGCCTCAATGTG AGAGATTTACAGTGATGTCTTACAATATCCTTGCGGACTATCTTGCAAGAGATCATCGATCCAAACTTTATTTTCACATTCCTCATCGTATTTTGGATTGGGaatggagaaaaagaaggatATTGTTAGAGTTTGGCTTATGGGCTGCTGACATTATTTGTCTTCAG GAGGTTGATCATTTTCATGACCTGGAAGAGGAGCTAGCGCGTCGAGGCTATACTGGTATTTGGAAg ATGCGCACTGGCATGGCTGTTGATGGATGTGCAGTTTTCTGGCAGACAAATAG GTTTCAGTTGCGGCATGAGGAGAACATTGAGTACTGTAAGCTTGGACTTCGTGATAATGTTGCCCAAATTCTTGTCTTGGAG TCCAAGAGTCAAAACCTGATGGGAAGTTCAGCAAATTCTTTACCTGGAAG CTCTAATCACTTAGGTGGCACTAACCTGGTTGTCATATGCAACATCCACGTTCTTTACAATCCGAAAAGAGGAGAAATCAAAATTGGGCAG GTCAGGATGCTCCTTGATAAAGCTTATGCTGTTTCTAGACACTGGAATAATGCTCCTGTTGTTATTTGTGGTGATTTCAATTGTACACCCAAG AGCTCACTGtacaattatattttagaaCAAAAG TTAAGTTTGTCGGGACTTGCTCGGAATCAGGTGTCAGGCCAGCTCTCCGCAAACTTATTGTATACACCGCGATCATATTCTGCTCCTAACATGTATAG TGCTCAAGCTCCAGCAAATTGCTCTAGTACATTGACAAGTAGTGGAGGCCGAGGCAGTAACTACCCAAACACCGACCACCAGAACAATTCTGATAATTGTCTGAGAGATACATCTTCAAGAGCAGAACCCATCCAAGCTTCAACTCAGCTGGTAGACATGTCTGGGGGGCCTTCGTCTGACAACCAGTGCATCAATGATATAAGCAAGGTTTTTGATGCTAAAGCTTTGCATGGGCTTGGTGATCCACAAGGTGAAAATATTCGAAGTTCCAACCAGCCAAGCAAGACCCCCACCATTGTAGAAACTAATGTGCAACAGCCTCATGTGCAGACAGTTTCTGGTCGCAATGGACCATTTTCTGGAGAGTTACATCAAAATGGTAGTGTTACTGATCCTGTTCGCTCTATTCGAAATATGCCAAATGTACATTTTCCTCCAGCAAAATCTGCTATATATGACAAATTGATAGAAGATAGTCTGGACTCGAAGTCATCCTGTAAGGATGCTGTGTTGTCTCAGGGTTTATCAGATTCATCACTGGATGTGTTAGATGGAAATCTAATATTAGGACTTTCTTTGAAGCAAGTTGGAGAGTTGAAGATTCAGGATGCAACTCCTGATGGTGGAAAGGGAACTGCAGGCCTGTTGGGGGAAACTTCAGCATTTATTACAGCATGTGCTACTTCAAAGGATAATAATTCCCATCAGAAGTCTATACAAccaattgataaagatgaaaATCAGGCCTCAGAGGAATCTGTACATGAAGGTGTATTTAGTAGGAGCAAATCAGAAAAGCATATTGGTGTTTGTCATGGTGACAGTGTGATGGTTGATCTATGCATGTCAGAGGAGAGTTCTGATCCCAATTTTATTAAGGAGCTGCTTGGGAATGAGGATGAGCCTGCATTTagtgataatatatattcagAACAATCTCATTCATCTccaattgttgatgaatgtgAAAGAATGGGTGTTTTGGGTGTATCACGTCAGATTGTAGAATCTAATGAACTGCATAAGTCTGAGTCAGATGCATCACACATGGAGAATCAGAAGGATACTACGCCTATGACAGTTCCACCATACTGTGACTTGTCATATGACCCTTTCCTCTGGACTCCAATGGAAATTGAAACTGCTTCAGGAAATGCAGAGCGTGATTTTGTTGAACATAATTTGAGGTTGCGAAGTGCATACCGAGATGTCAAG GATTATGCTGGAACCAAGGACATGAGCGGGGAACCTCAAGTTACCAGTTACCATAGACAGTTTATGGGCACAGTTGACTATATATG GTACTCTGAAGGTCTCCAGATTGTCAAAGTTCTTGATACAATCCCAAAGCATGTTTTGCAACGAACTCCTGGTTTTCCAACTCAG AAATGGGGAAGCGACCATCTTGCTCTGGTTTGTCAACTTGCATTCCTAGCACCTCCTCGAGCTAGTAGATTGTGTCAGGATGTCAACATAAGCCAGACGCCCACATAG
- the LOC120253100 gene encoding carbon catabolite repressor protein 4 homolog 6-like isoform X3 encodes MIVGCLGIGGSSFPNTLKLQRQRSANPWKLTGRRARSSDRCCASPLPVLNYIDNKVMPLGSHHLQCLSAAMSFSRANVRVMTRSRNPWCRGFCDPPPSDGGGGRFGSFVSGDSHIRTVSDANFVYRHGCSGKAWVPRGPPYQSFQSWPPPPNFVPFPPPPFSQPPPYYRPFPPPFRRPTPQPKPADHRYWVFSQSQPPPQCERFTVMSYNILADYLARDHRSKLYFHIPHRILDWEWRKRRILLEFGLWAADIICLQEVDHFHDLEEELARRGYTGIWKMRTGMAVDGCAVFWQTNRFQLRHEENIEYCKLGLRDNVAQILVLESKSQNLMGSSANSLPGSSNHLGGTNLVVICNIHVLYNPKRGEIKIGQVRMLLDKAYAVSRHWNNAPVVICGDFNCTPKSSLYNYILEQKLSLSGLARNQVSGQLSANLLYTPRSYSAPNIAQAPANCSSTLTSSGGRGSNYPNTDHQNNSDNCLRDTSSRAEPIQASTQLVDMSGGPSSDNQCINDISKVFDAKALHGLGDPQGENIRSSNQPSKTPTIVETNVQQPHVQTVSGRNGPFSGELHQNGSVTDPVRSIRNMPNVHFPPAKSAIYDKLIEDSLDSKSSCKDAVLSQGLSDSSLDVLDGNLILGLSLKQVGELKIQDATPDGGKGTAGLLGETSAFITACATSKDNNSHQKSIQPIDKDENQASEESVHEGVFSRSKSEKHIGVCHGDSVMVDLCMSEESSDPNFIKELLGNEDEPAFSDNIYSEQSHSSPIVDECERMGVLGVSRQIVESNELHKSESDASHMENQKDTTPMTVPPYCDLSYDPFLWTPMEIETASGNAERDFVEHNLRLRSAYRDVKDYAGTKDMSGEPQVTSYHRQFMGTVDYIWYSEGLQIVKVLDTIPKHVLQRTPGFPTQKWGSDHLALVCQLAFLAPPRASRLCQDVNISQTPT; translated from the exons ATGATTGTTGGTTGCCTCGGGATCGGCGGTTCTTCGTTTCCGAATACTCTCAAGCTCCAGCGCCAACGAAGCGCCAATCCTTGGAAACTCACCGGGCGGCGCGCGCGATCGAGCGATCGATGTTGCGCATCTCCTTTGCCCGTCTTGAACTATATTGATAACAAGGTTATGCCATTAGGATCTCATCATCTTCAATGCCTCTCCGCCGCCATGTCCTTTTCCCGCGCTAACGTAAGGGTAATG ACACGAAGCCGGAACCCATGGTGCCGGGGCTTCTGCGACCCCCCGCCGTCGGACGGTGGAGGAGGTCGCTTCGGTAGTTTTGTCAGCGGGGATTCGCATATCAGGACCGTGAGTGATGCCAATTTTGTGTACCGCCACGGCTGTAGTGGGAAAGCTTGGGTTCCTCGAGGACCTCCATACCAATCCTTCCAGTCGTGGCCACCGCCGCCAAATTTCGTTCCTTTCCCCCCGCCGCCATTTAGTCAGCCTCCCCCATACTATCGGCCTTTTCCTCCACCCTTCAGGAGGCCAACGCCGCAGCCAAAGCCAGCGGATCACCGTTATTGGGTTTTCTCACAGTCGCAGCCCCCGCCTCAATGTG AGAGATTTACAGTGATGTCTTACAATATCCTTGCGGACTATCTTGCAAGAGATCATCGATCCAAACTTTATTTTCACATTCCTCATCGTATTTTGGATTGGGaatggagaaaaagaaggatATTGTTAGAGTTTGGCTTATGGGCTGCTGACATTATTTGTCTTCAG GAGGTTGATCATTTTCATGACCTGGAAGAGGAGCTAGCGCGTCGAGGCTATACTGGTATTTGGAAg ATGCGCACTGGCATGGCTGTTGATGGATGTGCAGTTTTCTGGCAGACAAATAG GTTTCAGTTGCGGCATGAGGAGAACATTGAGTACTGTAAGCTTGGACTTCGTGATAATGTTGCCCAAATTCTTGTCTTGGAG TCCAAGAGTCAAAACCTGATGGGAAGTTCAGCAAATTCTTTACCTGGAAG CTCTAATCACTTAGGTGGCACTAACCTGGTTGTCATATGCAACATCCACGTTCTTTACAATCCGAAAAGAGGAGAAATCAAAATTGGGCAG GTCAGGATGCTCCTTGATAAAGCTTATGCTGTTTCTAGACACTGGAATAATGCTCCTGTTGTTATTTGTGGTGATTTCAATTGTACACCCAAG AGCTCACTGtacaattatattttagaaCAAAAG TTAAGTTTGTCGGGACTTGCTCGGAATCAGGTGTCAGGCCAGCTCTCCGCAAACTTATTGTATACACCGCGATCATATTCTGCTCCTAACAT TGCTCAAGCTCCAGCAAATTGCTCTAGTACATTGACAAGTAGTGGAGGCCGAGGCAGTAACTACCCAAACACCGACCACCAGAACAATTCTGATAATTGTCTGAGAGATACATCTTCAAGAGCAGAACCCATCCAAGCTTCAACTCAGCTGGTAGACATGTCTGGGGGGCCTTCGTCTGACAACCAGTGCATCAATGATATAAGCAAGGTTTTTGATGCTAAAGCTTTGCATGGGCTTGGTGATCCACAAGGTGAAAATATTCGAAGTTCCAACCAGCCAAGCAAGACCCCCACCATTGTAGAAACTAATGTGCAACAGCCTCATGTGCAGACAGTTTCTGGTCGCAATGGACCATTTTCTGGAGAGTTACATCAAAATGGTAGTGTTACTGATCCTGTTCGCTCTATTCGAAATATGCCAAATGTACATTTTCCTCCAGCAAAATCTGCTATATATGACAAATTGATAGAAGATAGTCTGGACTCGAAGTCATCCTGTAAGGATGCTGTGTTGTCTCAGGGTTTATCAGATTCATCACTGGATGTGTTAGATGGAAATCTAATATTAGGACTTTCTTTGAAGCAAGTTGGAGAGTTGAAGATTCAGGATGCAACTCCTGATGGTGGAAAGGGAACTGCAGGCCTGTTGGGGGAAACTTCAGCATTTATTACAGCATGTGCTACTTCAAAGGATAATAATTCCCATCAGAAGTCTATACAAccaattgataaagatgaaaATCAGGCCTCAGAGGAATCTGTACATGAAGGTGTATTTAGTAGGAGCAAATCAGAAAAGCATATTGGTGTTTGTCATGGTGACAGTGTGATGGTTGATCTATGCATGTCAGAGGAGAGTTCTGATCCCAATTTTATTAAGGAGCTGCTTGGGAATGAGGATGAGCCTGCATTTagtgataatatatattcagAACAATCTCATTCATCTccaattgttgatgaatgtgAAAGAATGGGTGTTTTGGGTGTATCACGTCAGATTGTAGAATCTAATGAACTGCATAAGTCTGAGTCAGATGCATCACACATGGAGAATCAGAAGGATACTACGCCTATGACAGTTCCACCATACTGTGACTTGTCATATGACCCTTTCCTCTGGACTCCAATGGAAATTGAAACTGCTTCAGGAAATGCAGAGCGTGATTTTGTTGAACATAATTTGAGGTTGCGAAGTGCATACCGAGATGTCAAG GATTATGCTGGAACCAAGGACATGAGCGGGGAACCTCAAGTTACCAGTTACCATAGACAGTTTATGGGCACAGTTGACTATATATG GTACTCTGAAGGTCTCCAGATTGTCAAAGTTCTTGATACAATCCCAAAGCATGTTTTGCAACGAACTCCTGGTTTTCCAACTCAG AAATGGGGAAGCGACCATCTTGCTCTGGTTTGTCAACTTGCATTCCTAGCACCTCCTCGAGCTAGTAGATTGTGTCAGGATGTCAACATAAGCCAGACGCCCACATAG